The sequence TGTGCACCGAAGGCGGTCGAACTTACCTCGGGAGATCTGTGGCGTGTCGTGGAATCACGACTGAGACTGCCGTGAGGTAGTTGAGCGCGCCACAGAAGTCAGCAGAAGGCATAGTAGCCACGCGAGTGGCGAAGGCCCGAACGGTTCCCGGCTCGCCGGGATTAAAGAGCGAGCAAGTAAGCAGCGCAACTCATGAGCGATAAGCGGCAGAAGAACCAACTAGAGCTGGCCTTCACAGAGATGAGTAGGAGTGAAGCTCCGAGGGACTCTGGAGGAGGGACCGAAACGCTGATGGCGAAGCGCGACGACGAAAGCTCGGCTGGAAGTGAACAACTAATGGAAGAGGTCTGCGGACGCAAGAACTGTCAGCAGGCATTGGCCCGAGTCAAGAGCAATAAGGGTAGTGCTGGTATCGACGGGATGACTGTCGAGCAACTGCCGGCTTACCTGAGGCAACACTGGCCAACCGTGCGAGAGCAATTGTTGCGTGGGACTTACAAACCGCAAGCAGTGAAGCGGGTAGAAATACCAAAGCCAGACGGTGGGATACGAAAGCTTGGTATCCCGACGGTGCTGGATCGCTTCATTCAGCAGGCGGTGATGCAGGTGCTACAAAGCAGTTGGGACCGCACCTTCTCAGCACACAGCTACGGGTTCCGGCCCGGACGCTCGGCACATCAGGCCGTAGCCCAAGCGCAGCAGTACATCGCAGCGGGTTACGGCTGGGTGGTGGACCTGGACTTAGAGAAGTTCTTCGACCGAGTCAACCACGACAAACTGATGGCGCGACTGGCACAGCGAATCAGCGACAAGCGAATGCTAAAGCTGATTCGGGCGTTCCTTCGTGCCGGAGTGCTGGAAGGTGGGTTGGTGAGTCCGGTGGATGAAGGAACGCCGCAAGGTGGACCTTTATCTCCCTTGTTGTCGAACATTGTGCTCGACAAGTTGGACCAAGAGTTGAAGCGACGCGGTCATCGGTTCGTGCGGTATGCGGACGATTGCAATATCTACGTGCGCAGCCAGCGGGCTGGTGAACGAGTGATGAAAAGCATTTCACGGTTCATCACGAAGCAGCTAAAACTCAA comes from Blastocatellia bacterium and encodes:
- the ltrA gene encoding group II intron reverse transcriptase/maturase, producing the protein MAKRDDESSAGSEQLMEEVCGRKNCQQALARVKSNKGSAGIDGMTVEQLPAYLRQHWPTVREQLLRGTYKPQAVKRVEIPKPDGGIRKLGIPTVLDRFIQQAVMQVLQSSWDRTFSAHSYGFRPGRSAHQAVAQAQQYIAAGYGWVVDLDLEKFFDRVNHDKLMARLAQRISDKRMLKLIRAFLRAGVLEGGLVSPVDEGTPQGGPLSPLLSNIVLDKLDQELKRRGHRFVRYADDCNIYVRSQRAGERVMKSISRFITKQLKLKVNEEKSAVSRPSKRKFLGFSFIWRRELRRRIAPKAITRFKQRVRELTRRTRGVKVETMVAQLSRYLRGWRGYFGFCQTPWVLRSLESWLRRRLRAVVWKQWKRGKVRFTELRKRGVSKDLAAQTVGSAHGPWRLSNSPALNLALPNAYFASLGLTPLVVN